A stretch of Eschrichtius robustus isolate mEscRob2 chromosome 6, mEscRob2.pri, whole genome shotgun sequence DNA encodes these proteins:
- the WDR53 gene encoding WD repeat-containing protein 53 isoform X2 encodes MRWLRNCEIPWTLGQLGRVKKYKGNVQAGTIWESSTLGNDCWVMLWNLQKARPLWITNLQEDETEEMEDPQSPGQLLNPALAHSVSVASCGNIFSCGAEDGKIRIFRVMGVKCEQELGFKGHTLGVSHVCFLPESYLLLTGGNDGKIMLWDVSSEVEKKQKSPTKHTHKKKTKRAAYTKQGGNTHASVAGEDEHGKILPKLSIEHGEKVNWLLSTKIKGYQNILVADQTNCISVYPLKEF; translated from the exons ATGAGGTGGTTGAGAAATTGTGAGATACCTTGGACTCTTGGGCAGTTAGGAAGAGTAAAGAAGTACAAAGGGAATGTCCAGGCAGGAACAATCTGGGAATCTTCAACACTTGGAAATGACTGCTGG GTGATGCTGTGGAACCTTCAGAAAGCCCGGCCACTCTGGATTACAAATTTGCAGgaggatgaaacagaagaaaTGGAAGACCCACAATCACCTGGTCAGCTTTTAAACCCCGCCCTAGCCCACTCTGTGTCTGTGGCATCATGTGGCAATATTTTTAGTTGCGGTGCAGAAGATGGTAAGATTCGAATCTTTAGGGTGATGGGAGTCAAGTGTGAACAGGAACTGGGATTTAAGGGCCACACCTTAGGGGTATCCCATGTCTGCTTTCTGCCAGAATCCTATTTGCTGCTTACTGGAGGGAATGATGGGAAGATAATGTTGTGGGATGTAAGCAGTGAAGTTGAGAAAAAACAGAAGAGTCCTACAAAACATACCcacaagaagaaaaccaaaagggCAGCTTATACCAAGCAGGGTGGAAACACTCATGCTTCAGTAGCAGGTGAAGACGAACATGGCAAAATTTTACCAAAGTTAAGTATTGAACATGGAGAAAAAGTGAACTGGCTCTTGAGTACAAAAATAAAGGGATACCAAAATATATTGGTAGCTGATCAAACTAATTGTATATCTGTATATcccttaaaagaattttaa
- the WDR53 gene encoding WD repeat-containing protein 53 isoform X3, whose translation MAVKWTGGHSSPVLCLNASQEGLVASGAEGGDLMVWGEDGTPLGHTRFQGADDVTSVLFAPSCPTKLYASHGETISILDVRSLKGSLDDFHANEEEINCVSLNETENLLASADDSGTIKILDLENKKVSRSLKRHSNICSSVAFRPQRPQSLVSCGLDMQVMLWNLQKARPLWITNLQEDETEEMEDPQSPGQLLNPALAHSVSVASCGNIFSCGAEDGIKTQRC comes from the exons ATGGCAGTCAAGTGGACTGGTGGACATTCTTCTCCTGTTCTCTGCCTGAATGCAAGTCAAGAAGGGCTAGTGGCTTCTGGAGCAGAAGGTGGAGATCTCATGGTTTGGGGTGAAGATGGGACTCCATTAGGACACACACGCTTCCAAGGGGCAGACGATGTTACCAGTGTCTTATTcgctccctcctgccccaccaAGCTCTATGCCTCACATGGAGAAACCATTAGCATACTGGATGTCAGGTCTCTCAAAGGATCCTTGGACGATTTTCATGCGAATGAAGAAGAAATCAACTGTGTTTCATTGAATGAAACTGAAAACCTTCTGGCTTCTGCTGATGACTCCGGAACAATCAAAATCCTAGACTTGGAAAATAAGAAAGTTAGCAGATCACTGAAGAGACATTCCAATATCTGTTCTTCTGTAGCTTTTCGGCCTCAAAGACCTCAGAGCCTGGTGTCATGTGGACTGGATATGCAG GTGATGCTGTGGAACCTTCAGAAAGCCCGGCCACTCTGGATTACAAATTTGCAGgaggatgaaacagaagaaaTGGAAGACCCACAATCACCTGGTCAGCTTTTAAACCCCGCCCTAGCCCACTCTGTGTCTGTGGCATCATGTGGCAATATTTTTAGTTGCGGTGCAGAAGATG GAATCAagactcagagatgttaa
- the WDR53 gene encoding WD repeat-containing protein 53 isoform X1, with translation MAVKWTGGHSSPVLCLNASQEGLVASGAEGGDLMVWGEDGTPLGHTRFQGADDVTSVLFAPSCPTKLYASHGETISILDVRSLKGSLDDFHANEEEINCVSLNETENLLASADDSGTIKILDLENKKVSRSLKRHSNICSSVAFRPQRPQSLVSCGLDMQVMLWNLQKARPLWITNLQEDETEEMEDPQSPGQLLNPALAHSVSVASCGNIFSCGAEDGKIRIFRVMGVKCEQELGFKGHTLGVSHVCFLPESYLLLTGGNDGKIMLWDVSSEVEKKQKSPTKHTHKKKTKRAAYTKQGGNTHASVAGEDEHGKILPKLSIEHGEKVNWLLSTKIKGYQNILVADQTNCISVYPLKEF, from the exons ATGGCAGTCAAGTGGACTGGTGGACATTCTTCTCCTGTTCTCTGCCTGAATGCAAGTCAAGAAGGGCTAGTGGCTTCTGGAGCAGAAGGTGGAGATCTCATGGTTTGGGGTGAAGATGGGACTCCATTAGGACACACACGCTTCCAAGGGGCAGACGATGTTACCAGTGTCTTATTcgctccctcctgccccaccaAGCTCTATGCCTCACATGGAGAAACCATTAGCATACTGGATGTCAGGTCTCTCAAAGGATCCTTGGACGATTTTCATGCGAATGAAGAAGAAATCAACTGTGTTTCATTGAATGAAACTGAAAACCTTCTGGCTTCTGCTGATGACTCCGGAACAATCAAAATCCTAGACTTGGAAAATAAGAAAGTTAGCAGATCACTGAAGAGACATTCCAATATCTGTTCTTCTGTAGCTTTTCGGCCTCAAAGACCTCAGAGCCTGGTGTCATGTGGACTGGATATGCAG GTGATGCTGTGGAACCTTCAGAAAGCCCGGCCACTCTGGATTACAAATTTGCAGgaggatgaaacagaagaaaTGGAAGACCCACAATCACCTGGTCAGCTTTTAAACCCCGCCCTAGCCCACTCTGTGTCTGTGGCATCATGTGGCAATATTTTTAGTTGCGGTGCAGAAGATGGTAAGATTCGAATCTTTAGGGTGATGGGAGTCAAGTGTGAACAGGAACTGGGATTTAAGGGCCACACCTTAGGGGTATCCCATGTCTGCTTTCTGCCAGAATCCTATTTGCTGCTTACTGGAGGGAATGATGGGAAGATAATGTTGTGGGATGTAAGCAGTGAAGTTGAGAAAAAACAGAAGAGTCCTACAAAACATACCcacaagaagaaaaccaaaagggCAGCTTATACCAAGCAGGGTGGAAACACTCATGCTTCAGTAGCAGGTGAAGACGAACATGGCAAAATTTTACCAAAGTTAAGTATTGAACATGGAGAAAAAGTGAACTGGCTCTTGAGTACAAAAATAAAGGGATACCAAAATATATTGGTAGCTGATCAAACTAATTGTATATCTGTATATcccttaaaagaattttaa
- the FBXO45 gene encoding F-box/SPRY domain-containing protein 1 has protein sequence MAAPAPGAGAASGGAGCSGGGGAGAGAGSGAAGAGGRLPSRVLELVFSYLELSELRSCALVCKHWYRCLHGDENSEVWRSLCARSLAEEALRTDILCNLPSYKAKIRAFQHAFSTNDCSRNVYIKKNGFTLHRNPIAQSTDGARTKIGFSEGRHAWEVWWEGPLGTVAVIGIATKRAPMQCQGYVALLGSDDQSWGWNLVDNNLLHNGEVNGSFPQCNNAPKYQIGERIRVILDMEDKTLAFERGYEFLGVAFRGLPKVCLYPAVSAVYGNTEVTLVYLGKPLDG, from the exons ATGGCGGCGCCGGCCCCGGGGGCTGGGGCAGCCTCGGGAGGCGCTGGCTGTAGCGGTGGCGGCGGCGCGGGCGCCGGCGCCGGCTCCGGGGCcgcgggggccgggggccggcTGCCCAGCCGGGTGCTGGAGTTGGTGTTCTCCTACCTGGAGCTGTCCGAGCTGCGGAGCTGCGCTCTGGTGTGCAAGCACTGGTACCGCTGCCTGCACGGCGATGAGAACAGCGAGGTGTGGCGGAGCCTGTGCGCCCGCAGCTTGGCAGAGGAGGCTCTGCGCACGGACATCCTCTGCAACCTGCCCAGCTACAAGGCCAAG ATACGTGCTTTCCAACATGCTTTCAGCACTAACGACTGCTCCAGGAATGTCTACATTAAGAAGAATGGGTTTACTTTACATCGAAACCCCATCGCTCAGAGCACTGATGGTGCAAGGACCAAGATTGGTTTCAGTGAGGGCCGCCATGCATGGGAAGTGTGGTGGGAGGGCCCTCTGGGCACTGTGGCAGTGATCGGAATTGCCACAAAACGAGCCCCCATGCAGTGCCAAGGTTATGTGGCATTGCTGGGCAGTGATGAccagagctggggctggaatcTAGTGGACAATAATCTACTACATAATGGAGAAGTCAATGGCAGTTTTCCACAATGCAACAATGCACCAAAATATCAG ATAGGAGAAAGAATTCGAGTCATCTTGGACATGGAAGATAAGACTTTAGCTTTTGAACGTGGATATGAATTCCTGGGGGTTGCCTTTAGAGGACTTCCAAAGGTCTGCTTATATCCagcagtttctgctgtatatggTAACACAGAAGTGACTTTGGTTTACCTTGGAAAACCTTTGGATGGATGA